In Candidatus Binatia bacterium, one genomic interval encodes:
- a CDS encoding acyl-CoA/acyl-ACP dehydrogenase gives MNEFMLDEAALAVQLKAREFVRDEVDPEYLRRMDRDEIHYPRELYEGYARHGLLGLRFPKRYGGQDLSWVAECAAMQEIGVLGMAAGCSYVMPSIVGEALSVFGTEEQKERYLAPMLQGRLVAAEALTEPRGGSDFFGASSRAEDRGDHFVVRGMKRFIVGAEGADFFLAYVRTNLADDAPPHERISALLVDRGPGVEVKYRYGLMGTRGGGTGRVVFRDVVVPKANLIGPLHGGALVFNTMMIPERLTSAGPCPGMMQACLDVAMHYADRRKAFGKPIRKFQAVSFMIARAQVLIDASRAMIFQAARAADVGAPNVRRIVSETKQFVTEAAWDAINLTMQVTGGIGYTDVYPIERAVRDVRLAQIWTGTNEIMSAMIQHDLYGEFRDRRGRHRDFERDAMHAADDSEKIYDDDDMWKVYERKG, from the coding sequence ATGAATGAGTTCATGCTCGATGAGGCGGCGCTGGCGGTTCAACTGAAAGCGCGGGAGTTCGTGCGGGACGAGGTGGATCCGGAATACCTGCGGCGTATGGATCGCGACGAGATCCATTATCCGCGCGAGCTGTACGAAGGGTATGCGCGGCACGGATTGCTTGGCCTGCGCTTCCCGAAGCGATACGGCGGCCAGGACCTGAGCTGGGTGGCCGAGTGCGCGGCGATGCAGGAGATCGGCGTGCTGGGCATGGCGGCGGGCTGTTCGTACGTCATGCCGTCGATCGTCGGCGAAGCGCTGAGCGTCTTCGGCACCGAAGAACAGAAGGAGCGTTACCTCGCGCCCATGCTGCAGGGCCGACTGGTGGCGGCCGAAGCGCTCACCGAACCGCGTGGCGGATCGGACTTCTTCGGCGCCAGCAGTCGTGCCGAGGACCGCGGCGACCATTTCGTCGTGCGCGGCATGAAGCGTTTCATCGTCGGCGCCGAAGGGGCGGACTTTTTCCTGGCGTACGTGCGGACCAACCTCGCCGATGACGCGCCACCGCACGAGCGGATCAGCGCCCTGCTCGTCGATCGCGGCCCCGGCGTCGAGGTGAAGTACCGATACGGCCTCATGGGTACCCGCGGCGGCGGCACCGGACGCGTCGTGTTCCGCGACGTCGTGGTGCCGAAAGCCAACTTGATTGGGCCTCTCCACGGCGGCGCCCTGGTCTTCAATACGATGATGATTCCGGAGCGCCTGACCAGCGCCGGTCCGTGTCCGGGTATGATGCAGGCTTGCCTCGACGTTGCCATGCACTACGCCGATCGGCGCAAGGCGTTCGGCAAGCCGATACGCAAGTTCCAGGCCGTGAGTTTCATGATCGCCAGGGCGCAGGTGCTGATCGATGCCAGCCGCGCCATGATCTTTCAGGCAGCCCGCGCCGCCGACGTCGGGGCGCCGAACGTGCGCCGCATCGTCTCCGAGACCAAGCAGTTCGTTACCGAAGCCGCCTGGGATGCCATCAACCTCACGATGCAGGTCACCGGCGGTATCGGCTACACCGACGTGTATCCGATCGAGCGCGCCGTGCGCGACGTGCGCCTGGCGCAGATCTGGACGGGTACCAACGAGATCATGAGCGCCATGATCCAGCACGATCTTTACGGGGAGTTCCGCGACCGCCGCGGCCGCCATCGCGACTTCGAACGCGACGCCATGCACGCCGCCGACGACAGCGAGAAGATCTACGACGACGACGACATGTGGAAGGTGTACGAGCGAAAGGGGTGA
- the larB gene encoding nickel pincer cofactor biosynthesis protein LarB, producing MNPERLREILGAVGAGRLGADEAFEQLKALPFEDLGFAKVDHHRALRTGFPEVIFGEGKTAEQIVQIARSLNDGAHNVLVTRLDADKGARLREAFPAATYDASARLATIVYAPPPMVGRGIVAIVAAGTADLPVAQEAAVTAELLGNRVERIHDVGVSGIHRLFAHREQLRQATVLVVVAGMEGALPSVVAGLVDRPVIAVPTSVGYGASFGGLAALLAMLNSCAAGVTVVNIDNGFGAGVAASLINRES from the coding sequence ATGAACCCGGAGCGTTTACGCGAGATCCTCGGCGCCGTCGGTGCGGGCAGACTCGGTGCCGACGAGGCCTTCGAGCAGCTCAAAGCGCTGCCGTTCGAGGACCTCGGCTTTGCCAAGGTCGACCACCACCGCGCTCTGCGCACCGGGTTTCCGGAGGTGATCTTTGGCGAGGGTAAGACGGCCGAGCAGATCGTGCAGATCGCCCGCAGTCTCAACGACGGCGCCCATAATGTCCTCGTCACCCGCCTCGACGCCGACAAGGGGGCGCGGCTACGCGAGGCGTTCCCCGCCGCGACTTACGACGCGAGCGCACGGCTGGCGACGATCGTTTACGCGCCGCCGCCCATGGTCGGCCGCGGCATCGTTGCGATCGTTGCGGCCGGCACCGCGGATCTGCCGGTGGCGCAGGAGGCGGCGGTAACCGCCGAGTTGCTGGGTAATCGGGTCGAGCGCATTCACGACGTGGGGGTGTCCGGCATCCACCGCCTGTTCGCCCATCGCGAGCAGTTGCGTCAAGCCACCGTGCTGGTTGTCGTTGCGGGCATGGAGGGCGCGCTGCCGAGCGTGGTTGCGGGACTCGTCGACCGACCGGTGATCGCGGTGCCGACGAGTGTGGGGTACGGCGCCAGTTTCGGTGGTCTTGCCGCGTTGTTGGCGATGCTCAACTCGTGCGCGGCCGGCGTTACGGTGGTGAACATCGATAACGGCTTCGGCGCCGGAGTGGCGGCGAGTTTGATTAATCGGGAGTCCTGA
- the thiL gene encoding thiamine-phosphate kinase, translated as MSRSRTIGEVGEFGFLARLLPRVPAGAGVLVGPGQDCAVVCCRSATFLFTVDALVEGVHFDWRWMTPRQVGRKAFLVNASDIAAMGGRPRFCVLALGTPARTPIATLEAIQRGLVEAARACGAVVVGGNVARTAEVTLSVALIGEAPRRLVTRAGALPGDRIYVSGTVGDAALAVRELQARPPRRPPPALRRRLVEPQPRLAAGRWLVESGVATAMIDISDGLVQDIGHLCAASRVGAVLHAAALPLSAAYRRVCGTDPTPALCGGEDYELAFAVAPRHARRVDAASARLGCPLTHVGDIVRGRGVDVLDDAGRPLRIEAPGWDHFTGARGRANRGR; from the coding sequence ATGTCCCGGTCCCGTACCATCGGCGAGGTCGGCGAATTCGGTTTTCTCGCGCGATTGCTGCCACGAGTCCCGGCTGGTGCCGGCGTTCTGGTTGGTCCCGGTCAGGATTGTGCCGTTGTCTGCTGCCGTAGCGCGACGTTTCTGTTTACGGTCGACGCGCTCGTCGAGGGAGTTCATTTCGACTGGCGCTGGATGACCCCGCGGCAGGTGGGCCGCAAGGCATTTCTGGTCAACGCCAGCGACATCGCCGCGATGGGGGGGCGGCCACGGTTCTGCGTTCTCGCGCTCGGCACACCGGCGCGCACTCCGATCGCTACCCTGGAGGCGATTCAACGCGGCCTTGTCGAGGCGGCGCGGGCATGCGGTGCCGTCGTTGTCGGTGGAAACGTGGCGCGAACTGCCGAGGTTACCCTGTCGGTAGCCCTGATCGGCGAGGCGCCGCGCCGCCTTGTGACGCGTGCCGGAGCGCTTCCCGGCGACCGCATCTACGTGAGCGGGACGGTTGGCGATGCCGCGCTCGCCGTGCGCGAGTTGCAGGCCCGGCCGCCGCGGCGGCCGCCGCCGGCGTTGCGGCGGCGACTCGTGGAGCCGCAGCCGCGGCTTGCGGCAGGGCGCTGGTTGGTAGAGTCTGGTGTCGCCACGGCCATGATCGACATCAGCGACGGATTGGTGCAGGACATCGGCCACCTGTGCGCCGCCAGCAGGGTTGGCGCCGTGCTGCACGCCGCTGCCCTGCCACTGTCGGCAGCGTACAGGCGCGTCTGTGGAACCGACCCGACGCCGGCGCTGTGCGGCGGCGAAGACTACGAGCTCGCCTTTGCGGTCGCTCCGCGGCATGCTCGACGGGTCGATGCCGCTTCGGCGCGACTCGGCTGTCCGCTCACGCACGTCGGTGACATCGTGCGGGGACGCGGCGTCGACGTGCTCGATGACGCCGGCAGACCCTTGCGCATCGAGGCGCCCGGATGGGATCACTTCACCGGCGCTCGCGGGCGGGCGAATCGAGGGCGTTAG
- a CDS encoding ABC transporter substrate-binding protein, whose translation MNRLPLRVGIAVAVCMVAGTGLTACSPQPSISGVPPEPPPAVRRGDEAFRYQDYDRAIDAYGSYLEKVRTGPYTAVAEYKSALAAYRLKRYDQTLYILDDLDSRYPEGKWMQVDALRGDAERALGRNMLAIRAWADAWELAGPEDRERLARRFQGVARAMDVQQLAEARTFVDNEDVRDLLYPQGPAIPVIAEPLHEPDDEAAAVASGRRGQTPPKRVDVPEDDDAAAWAPPPDLAELPTSKPAAVAPVPSLASSPAARVKVPVPTSPVVAIVTPAPTATAQVPPTPDLLPPTPLAAPSVPVPVEPVEVASLPSSPPDTAIDRADARVGVLLPVNGPHAAAGKAAWQAIRLAFGDAASRLVLVDTGAGNVRVDIDKLWGNPDVVAVIGPFEAAGNPEAGAPVDGLPALVLPGAPDTGPAQLSLGASRVDLLGPLLRYATAVVQIRRFAILYPDTPIGRTARDAIANAVDNLGRTVVGTVGYPAGGDAVAVAGGRLIDWREKDNLDAVFLADDVAPARALATFLRREMPDVTLLGAAQWDALADGGVATDGILFAESFYPGSTRPATRDFVVAYDAAYGGQPGGLAAQAYDVATVARRALALGVDSRSAMRERVREVGAVNGATGLVEVGEEGLSRPGFVLQVYDGKLAEVGRSS comes from the coding sequence GTGAATCGTTTACCCTTGCGGGTCGGGATCGCCGTCGCCGTCTGCATGGTCGCCGGTACCGGGCTTACAGCTTGCAGTCCGCAGCCGAGCATAAGCGGGGTTCCGCCGGAGCCGCCCCCGGCCGTGCGTCGGGGCGACGAGGCATTTCGCTATCAGGATTACGACCGCGCCATCGATGCGTATGGATCGTACCTGGAAAAGGTGCGGACCGGGCCGTACACCGCGGTGGCGGAATACAAGAGCGCTCTGGCTGCCTACCGCCTGAAACGATACGACCAGACGCTCTACATCCTCGACGATCTCGACAGCCGCTATCCCGAAGGCAAGTGGATGCAGGTCGATGCCCTGCGCGGCGATGCTGAACGTGCGCTCGGTCGAAACATGCTTGCCATTCGCGCGTGGGCCGATGCCTGGGAGCTGGCGGGGCCCGAAGACCGGGAGAGACTGGCACGGCGCTTTCAGGGGGTTGCCCGCGCGATGGACGTGCAACAGCTCGCCGAAGCCCGGACTTTCGTTGACAACGAGGACGTGCGCGATCTGTTGTACCCGCAAGGCCCGGCCATCCCGGTCATCGCCGAGCCGCTGCACGAACCGGATGACGAGGCGGCCGCAGTTGCCTCGGGACGCCGCGGTCAAACCCCGCCAAAGCGGGTGGATGTGCCCGAGGATGATGACGCGGCGGCGTGGGCGCCGCCGCCCGACCTTGCCGAGTTACCGACCTCCAAACCGGCCGCCGTCGCGCCCGTTCCGTCTCTGGCGTCGAGCCCGGCGGCGCGGGTGAAGGTGCCCGTGCCAACCTCGCCGGTCGTGGCGATAGTTACCCCCGCCCCGACGGCCACGGCACAGGTGCCGCCGACTCCGGATCTGCTGCCGCCCACACCGCTGGCCGCGCCGTCCGTGCCGGTGCCGGTCGAGCCGGTGGAGGTGGCGTCCCTACCGTCGAGTCCGCCGGATACGGCGATCGACCGGGCCGACGCCCGCGTCGGAGTGCTTCTCCCCGTCAACGGCCCCCACGCAGCCGCCGGCAAAGCGGCATGGCAGGCCATTCGACTGGCGTTCGGCGACGCCGCATCGCGACTGGTTCTCGTGGACACGGGAGCCGGGAATGTGCGCGTGGACATCGACAAGCTGTGGGGCAACCCCGATGTCGTGGCGGTCATCGGCCCGTTCGAAGCGGCCGGAAATCCCGAGGCCGGTGCTCCCGTTGACGGTCTTCCGGCGCTCGTGCTGCCGGGTGCGCCGGACACAGGACCGGCGCAGTTATCGCTTGGCGCCTCGCGGGTCGACCTCCTCGGTCCGTTGCTGCGGTACGCAACCGCGGTCGTGCAGATCCGGCGCTTCGCCATTCTGTATCCGGATACGCCGATCGGCCGCACGGCACGCGACGCGATCGCGAATGCCGTGGATAATCTCGGCCGGACCGTTGTCGGTACGGTGGGCTATCCCGCCGGGGGCGATGCCGTCGCCGTTGCGGGGGGCCGTCTGATCGATTGGCGCGAGAAGGACAACCTGGACGCCGTCTTCCTTGCCGACGACGTGGCGCCGGCGCGGGCACTGGCGACCTTCCTGCGCCGGGAGATGCCCGACGTGACGTTGCTCGGCGCGGCGCAGTGGGATGCTCTCGCTGACGGTGGCGTGGCGACGGACGGCATCCTTTTCGCCGAGTCGTTCTATCCCGGCAGTACCCGGCCCGCCACGCGCGATTTCGTGGTCGCGTACGACGCCGCCTACGGGGGGCAACCCGGTGGCCTTGCGGCGCAGGCCTATGACGTTGCCACCGTGGCTCGGCGCGCTCTGGCGCTCGGCGTCGACTCTCGTTCGGCGATGCGCGAGCGAGTCCGCGAGGTCGGTGCCGTCAATGGCGCCACCGGGCTTGTCGAGGTCGGCGAGGAGGGGCTCAGCCGGCCCGGCTTTGTCCTGCAGGTCTACGACGGCAAACTCGCCGAGGTTGGCCGGTCGAGTTGA
- the dnaJ gene encoding molecular chaperone DnaJ — MAHKRDYYDVLGVARGAGDDEIKKAYRRLAMKFHPDRNPGDKAAEEKFKEASEAYQVLSDPDRRAQYDRFGHAAFEQGAGGFDFSTAGFEDVISDLFGDFFGGGGGRGRRGARRGEDLRYDLEITFEEAVFGMEKTIKVPRLSRCDGCGGTGARGGTPRTTCSSCRGSGQVRFQQGFFTIAKTCGECGGQGTVVKDPCRSCGGAGVTQTSQSLSVKIPGGVDTGSRLKLRGEGEAGRGGGPPGDLYVVIGVRDHPLFARQDLDIVCDVPITFPQATLGAEIEVPTLEGKVRMKIAAGTQSGTVFRLKGKGAPSLRGGGRGDQLVRVLIETPRKLTARQRELLEEFARSSGDEVNPLSKGFFEKVKEMFG, encoded by the coding sequence GTGGCGCATAAGCGCGACTATTATGACGTTCTCGGCGTGGCCCGAGGCGCCGGCGACGATGAGATCAAGAAGGCTTACCGTCGACTGGCGATGAAGTTCCATCCCGACCGCAATCCGGGAGACAAGGCCGCCGAGGAGAAGTTCAAGGAAGCCTCCGAGGCGTACCAGGTGTTGAGCGACCCCGACCGGCGCGCCCAGTACGATCGCTTCGGTCACGCCGCCTTCGAGCAGGGCGCCGGCGGCTTCGACTTCAGTACGGCCGGGTTCGAAGACGTCATCAGCGACCTCTTCGGCGATTTCTTCGGTGGTGGCGGCGGTCGCGGTCGCAGAGGTGCCCGCCGCGGCGAGGACCTGAGATACGACCTCGAAATCACGTTCGAAGAAGCGGTGTTCGGGATGGAAAAGACGATCAAGGTGCCGCGACTGAGTCGCTGTGACGGCTGCGGTGGCACGGGCGCGCGGGGCGGTACGCCGCGCACCACTTGTTCGTCTTGCCGCGGCTCGGGGCAGGTTCGCTTTCAGCAAGGGTTCTTCACGATCGCCAAGACCTGCGGCGAGTGCGGGGGGCAGGGCACCGTCGTCAAGGATCCATGCCGGTCCTGCGGCGGGGCCGGCGTGACGCAGACCAGCCAGTCGCTGAGCGTGAAGATCCCCGGTGGTGTCGATACGGGCTCCCGGCTCAAACTGCGCGGTGAGGGCGAAGCCGGCCGGGGAGGCGGCCCGCCCGGTGACCTCTACGTGGTCATCGGCGTCCGGGATCATCCGTTGTTCGCCCGGCAAGATCTCGACATTGTCTGCGACGTGCCCATCACCTTTCCCCAGGCTACCCTCGGCGCCGAAATCGAGGTGCCCACGCTCGAAGGCAAAGTGCGCATGAAGATTGCCGCCGGAACGCAGTCGGGTACCGTGTTTCGCTTGAAAGGGAAGGGCGCGCCGAGTCTGCGCGGCGGCGGCCGTGGCGATCAGTTGGTCCGCGTACTCATCGAAACGCCGCGCAAATTGACGGCGCGCCAGCGCGAACTCCTCGAAGAGTTTGCGCGCAGCAGCGGTGACGAGGTAAACCCGCTTTCGAAGGGATTCTTCGAAAAGGTCAAGGAGATGTTCGGGTGA
- the dnaK gene encoding molecular chaperone DnaK, which produces MAKVIGIDLGTTNSCVAIMEGGEPKVIQNAEGGRTTPSVVAFTDAGERLVGQIAYRQAITNPDNTIFAVKRLMGRRYNDPQVEKASKILPYKIVKADNGDAWVEIRGKHYSPAEISAFILQKMKQTAEDYLGEKVTEAVITVPAYFNDSQRQATKDAGRVAGLDVLRIINEPTAASLAYGLDKKKDEKIAVFDLGGGTFDISILEIGEGVFEVKATNGDTFLGGEDFDHRLMGYLADEFMKDQGIDLRKDRMALQRLKEAAEKAKCELSTSTETTINLPFITADQTGPKHLNLKLTRSKLEALCADLLDRLDGPCLTALKDAGLSASQVDEVVLVGGMTRMPAVQAHVKKLFGKEPHKGVNPDEVVAVGAAIQGGVLKGEVKDVVLLDVTPLSLGIETLGGVFTKLIEKNTTIPTKKSQVFSTAQDNQSAVTIRVFQGEREMAADNKLLGQFDLIGIPPAPRGVPQIEVTFDIDANGIVHVNAKDLGTGKEQSIRITASSGLAEEEIKRMVKDAELHASEDHKRRETAEARNHLDSLVYQTEKALKDHEQDVDASTRGDIERALEAAKKELEGGDADGMRKATEDLTKASHKLAEMMYARASKASAGAESGGPDTSGGAAGGGESAKPGGRDDAVDADFEEVKG; this is translated from the coding sequence ATGGCTAAAGTGATCGGCATCGATTTGGGTACCACCAATTCCTGCGTCGCCATTATGGAGGGCGGCGAACCGAAGGTCATTCAGAACGCCGAGGGCGGGCGAACCACGCCTTCGGTCGTGGCCTTTACCGACGCCGGCGAGCGCCTCGTCGGCCAAATTGCTTACAGGCAAGCGATTACCAACCCGGACAATACGATCTTTGCCGTCAAGCGACTCATGGGGCGCCGCTACAACGACCCCCAGGTCGAGAAGGCCAGCAAAATACTGCCGTATAAGATCGTCAAAGCCGACAACGGCGATGCCTGGGTGGAAATCCGCGGCAAACACTACAGCCCCGCGGAGATCTCGGCGTTCATCCTCCAGAAGATGAAACAGACCGCCGAAGACTACCTGGGCGAAAAGGTGACCGAGGCGGTCATCACCGTGCCCGCGTATTTCAACGACAGTCAGCGTCAGGCAACCAAGGACGCCGGCCGCGTGGCCGGTCTGGACGTGCTGCGCATCATCAACGAGCCGACCGCCGCGTCGCTTGCCTACGGTCTCGACAAGAAGAAAGACGAGAAGATCGCCGTCTTCGACCTCGGCGGCGGGACCTTCGACATCTCGATCCTCGAGATCGGCGAGGGCGTCTTCGAAGTGAAGGCGACCAACGGCGATACCTTTCTCGGCGGCGAGGACTTCGATCACCGCCTCATGGGCTACCTGGCGGACGAGTTTATGAAAGACCAGGGCATCGACCTGCGGAAAGACCGCATGGCGCTGCAGCGTCTCAAGGAAGCCGCCGAGAAGGCCAAGTGCGAGCTGTCGACCTCGACCGAAACTACCATCAATCTACCCTTCATCACGGCGGATCAGACCGGCCCCAAACATCTCAATCTAAAACTCACGCGTTCCAAGCTGGAAGCCCTGTGCGCCGACCTTCTCGACCGCCTGGACGGTCCGTGCCTGACGGCGCTGAAGGACGCCGGACTGAGCGCCAGCCAGGTCGACGAGGTGGTGCTCGTCGGCGGTATGACCCGTATGCCCGCCGTGCAGGCGCACGTGAAGAAGCTCTTCGGCAAGGAACCCCACAAAGGCGTTAACCCCGACGAAGTGGTCGCGGTCGGGGCTGCCATCCAGGGCGGGGTGCTCAAGGGCGAGGTCAAAGATGTGGTCCTTCTCGACGTCACCCCGCTGTCGCTCGGCATCGAAACCCTCGGCGGCGTTTTCACCAAGCTCATCGAAAAGAACACCACCATCCCGACCAAGAAGAGCCAGGTGTTCTCGACCGCGCAGGACAACCAGTCGGCGGTGACGATCCGTGTGTTCCAGGGCGAACGGGAAATGGCCGCCGACAATAAGCTGCTTGGCCAGTTCGACCTCATCGGTATACCGCCGGCGCCGCGCGGCGTGCCGCAGATCGAGGTGACCTTCGATATCGACGCCAACGGCATCGTCCACGTCAATGCCAAGGATCTCGGTACCGGCAAAGAACAGTCCATCCGCATCACCGCCTCCAGCGGTCTCGCCGAGGAGGAAATCAAGCGCATGGTGAAGGACGCCGAACTGCACGCGTCCGAAGACCACAAACGGCGCGAGACCGCCGAGGCCCGCAATCACCTCGACAGCCTTGTCTATCAAACCGAAAAGGCCCTCAAGGACCACGAACAGGATGTCGATGCCTCAACCAGGGGGGACATCGAACGCGCCCTGGAGGCGGCGAAGAAGGAACTCGAGGGCGGCGACGCCGACGGTATGCGCAAGGCGACGGAGGATCTGACGAAGGCGTCGCACAAACTTGCCGAGATGATGTACGCGCGTGCATCGAAGGCGTCGGCCGGCGCCGAGAGCGGCGGCCCCGACACCTCGGGTGGAGCTGCCGGCGGCGGCGAGTCGGCGAAACCCGGTGGCCGGGACGATGCGGTCGATGCCGACTTCGAGGAAGTCAAAGGCTGA
- the grpE gene encoding nucleotide exchange factor GrpE: MSQPPAKDETAAPEGAAAAAAPVEQPVPETEIEALRTAVAAKDEEARANYDRFLRERAELDNFRRRMQREKAEALRFATEPLLRELLPVVDNLERALAQEAGNEPALREGVRLVLETLVQVLANHGVTRIDAVGEPFDPTRHEAMARVETDAYEPNRVVDQHHRGYLLHDRLLRPALVTVSAPAERKAKT; this comes from the coding sequence ATGAGCCAACCTCCGGCCAAGGACGAGACCGCCGCCCCGGAAGGCGCGGCGGCGGCGGCCGCTCCCGTTGAGCAGCCTGTACCCGAGACGGAGATCGAGGCGCTGCGGACCGCCGTGGCGGCGAAGGACGAAGAAGCCAGGGCCAACTACGATCGCTTTCTGCGCGAGCGCGCCGAACTCGACAACTTCCGCCGCCGCATGCAGCGGGAAAAGGCGGAGGCCCTGCGCTTTGCCACGGAGCCGCTCTTGCGCGAACTGCTGCCGGTGGTCGACAACCTCGAACGCGCCCTTGCCCAGGAAGCCGGCAACGAACCCGCCCTGCGCGAGGGGGTACGCCTGGTTCTGGAAACGCTCGTGCAGGTGCTGGCCAATCACGGTGTAACCCGCATCGACGCCGTGGGCGAACCGTTCGACCCGACGCGCCACGAGGCCATGGCGCGGGTGGAAACCGATGCCTACGAGCCGAATCGCGTCGTCGATCAGCATCACCGCGGCTATCTCTTGCACGATCGGTTGCTGCGACCGGCCCTGGTGACCGTGAGCGCCCCGGCCGAGCGAAAGGCGAAAACGTGA
- the recO gene encoding DNA repair protein RecO: MTPSLATVAIVLRSRPYGESDKIVTFLTEDAGKLTGIGKGAQRSRRRFPNCLDPFTRVRLHYRTRPGASLAFLERCDLLQSAGDLIDPKKFAYGSYLIEIVDQLTVEGHPVRDLFELLRDGLDALRAGAATASFLRGFELHLLHRSGYDPQLASCDRCRKDVGTAAAVFLDPHRGGVVCGRCSAAGQALVPVTPATLAALCALQDTPLAETRSLPLTGATAHEAGQILGHLLAPHLQRPLRSVKLIAALAS, from the coding sequence ATGACGCCGAGCCTGGCCACGGTGGCGATCGTGCTGCGCAGTCGCCCCTACGGCGAGTCCGACAAGATCGTCACCTTCCTCACGGAGGACGCCGGAAAACTGACCGGCATCGGCAAGGGGGCCCAGCGTTCGCGACGGCGGTTCCCCAACTGCCTCGATCCGTTCACGCGGGTCCGCCTCCACTACCGCACGCGACCCGGCGCCAGTCTGGCCTTCCTCGAGCGCTGCGACCTGCTGCAATCGGCAGGCGACCTAATCGACCCGAAAAAGTTTGCCTACGGCAGTTACTTGATCGAGATCGTCGACCAACTGACGGTCGAGGGCCATCCGGTTAGAGATCTGTTCGAGTTACTCCGGGACGGACTGGACGCTCTGCGTGCCGGGGCGGCGACGGCGAGTTTCCTGCGGGGATTCGAGCTTCACCTTCTGCACCGCAGCGGATACGACCCGCAACTGGCGAGCTGCGACCGCTGCCGCAAGGACGTGGGCACGGCGGCGGCGGTCTTCCTCGATCCGCATCGCGGAGGCGTCGTTTGCGGCCGTTGTAGCGCCGCCGGCCAGGCGCTGGTTCCGGTCACGCCGGCGACCCTCGCTGCCCTGTGCGCCCTCCAGGATACGCCGCTCGCCGAGACGCGATCGCTACCGCTGACCGGCGCCACGGCCCACGAGGCGGGTCAGATCCTCGGCCACCTGCTGGCGCCGCATCTGCAACGCCCGTTGCGGTCGGTGAAGCTGATCGCGGCGCTCGCGAGCTAG
- a CDS encoding ATP-binding protein, which produces MGYSDLLLEGEYGDLTTEQADIVRRVDRSAGELLELINATLDLSRLEAGRLSLKEQSVDVAALLREIDQETQPLQQDKPALALEWIAPARLRSIRTDRTKLKVVIKNLVTNAIKFTDTGGVSITATPREGGVEIAVRDTGIGIAPQDLDMIFEPFRQLDSSVTRRFSGVGLGLYIVRRLVDMLGGTIEVESAAGSGSTFRVWVRSARNGTET; this is translated from the coding sequence ATGGGCTACAGCGACCTGTTGCTCGAAGGCGAATACGGAGACCTGACGACGGAACAGGCAGACATCGTCCGCCGTGTCGACCGCAGCGCGGGCGAGTTGCTCGAATTGATCAACGCCACCCTCGACCTCAGTCGCCTCGAAGCCGGACGGCTGAGCCTGAAGGAACAAAGCGTCGACGTCGCCGCGCTCTTGCGCGAAATCGATCAGGAGACCCAGCCGCTGCAACAGGACAAGCCGGCGCTGGCGCTCGAATGGATCGCGCCGGCCCGCCTCCGTTCCATCCGCACCGACCGCACCAAGCTGAAGGTGGTCATCAAGAACCTGGTTACCAACGCCATCAAGTTCACCGACACCGGCGGCGTATCGATTACGGCGACACCGCGAGAGGGCGGCGTGGAAATCGCGGTCCGGGACACGGGTATAGGCATTGCCCCGCAAGACCTCGACATGATTTTCGAGCCGTTTCGACAGTTGGACAGCTCGGTGACTCGCCGTTTCAGTGGTGTCGGCCTCGGTCTCTACATCGTTCGGCGCCTCGTCGACATGTTGGGCGGCACCATCGAAGTGGAGAGCGCGGCGGGCTCGGGAAGTACCTTCCGCGTTTGGGTCAGGTCGGCCCGCAACGGCACGGAGACGTGA